Below is a window of Desulfobacterales bacterium DNA.
CCCCGCCCGATGGCTTTTTCCCTTAGGAGTTCAAAGGCAATTTTAAGGGCCGCCTGACTGTCAAAGGACGAATCGATTTTTCTGCTGAAATTTTCGTTGGGCGCCGAGACAATGCCCTGTTCGGTATCGGCAAACAGCAAAACTTCACATGTGGTTCGCGCCAGGGCGGCGCCGATGGCATTTGCCACGCTCCAGCGCGGCACCACCTCAATATCGTAATTGCATATTTTCCTGAACTGCTCGGCAAAGTAGGGGGCCGGTCCGCCCAGGACTAAAATCTTTTTGGGCGTTACCTTATACCCGTCCAGCAGTTCATTAACGGTGTAGACCGGCTGACTGTTCACCCGAAAGATCATGTCCTGTGCTTTTGACAAAAGGCTCCGGCAGGCCAAATCGAAAATTTCAGCCGCCGCAGCCGCCACCGTGATACCCAAGGCCTGGGCAATGGGCTCAATCCCATTAACGGCCCGCTCCCGATCGCCGCCATCGATGCGCCCTAAAACAAACAACGCATCGGTGGGTGTCGGCGCCGGCCCGCCGTAAGCCATGGCCGGACCCAGGCGTTCCGGACCGATGATAATCCCCCCGTCGCTGAATGTCACTGCGCTGTCCCCCCCGAGCCCGACAGAAAAGGTATCGATGGAACGGATCAGGGTCTTGTAGGTGTTGATTTCAATGCCCAGCGGGTCCAGCAGCGGAACCCGATTGACCAAAATCGCCATGTCGGTGGTGGTTCCGCCGATGTCCATTACCAGGCTGTCTTCTTTTTCGGGGGCAAATGCAATGGCGCCCATCACGCTGGCGGCCGGCCCGGAAAATATGGTCTGCCCGGGAAAGTTGACGGAGGCCTCAAATTTCATGTTGCCGCCATCGGCCTTCAGGATGCGGATCGGCAATGTCAGGCCCTTGGCATCAAGAGATTTCCGGACGGCATCATAGAATTTGATATGGATGGGGTATACGCCCGCATTCAGAAAAGTGGTGGCG
It encodes the following:
- a CDS encoding hydantoinase/oxoprolinase family protein, giving the protein MIIGLDVGGTHTDVVLLSNESGLVNAAKVPTDPANLFNSVLAGLEEVTRGIAPGAINRVVLSTTLTTNAIVQNKLAPVGMVVSSGPGINPALYSCGSHYHVVSGAIDHRGREIKPINRDEIKTVAEQLCKEGIRIVGVVGKFSPRNPAHERAIREVLKDSFDQVFLGHHISGSLNFPRRIATTFLNAGVYPIHIKFYDAVRKSLDAKGLTLPIRILKADGGNMKFEASVNFPGQTIFSGPAASVMGAIAFAPEKEDSLVMDIGGTTTDMAILVNRVPLLDPLGIEINTYKTLIRSIDTFSVGLGGDSAVTFSDGGIIIGPERLGPAMAYGGPAPTPTDALFVLGRIDGGDRERAVNGIEPIAQALGITVAAAAAEIFDLACRSLLSKAQDMIFRVNSQPVYTVNELLDGYKVTPKKILVLGGPAPYFAEQFRKICNYDIEVVPRWSVANAIGAALARTTCEVLLFADTEQGIVSAPNENFSRKIDSSFDSQAALKIAFELLREKAIGRGANPDYLEMEVLENQQFNMVRGFSTTGKNIRVKVQVKPGLIHGYDRLLEKIAAGL